One region of Limisphaera ngatamarikiensis genomic DNA includes:
- a CDS encoding competence type IV pilus major pilin ComGC, giving the protein MKAKPSHPAGFTLVEIMIVVAILGLLMAIAIPNFARARTQTQRNICISHLREIDSIKQLWALDHRKTTSDPAPGPDDLKPYFRGEFWPQCPAGGEYKINGVGVAPTCSLGPSLGHVLED; this is encoded by the coding sequence ATGAAAGCGAAACCGAGTCACCCCGCCGGCTTTACGCTGGTGGAGATTATGATCGTGGTGGCCATCTTGGGCCTCCTGATGGCGATCGCGATCCCCAACTTCGCACGGGCGCGAACACAGACTCAGAGGAACATCTGCATTAGTCACCTGCGGGAGATCGACAGCATAAAGCAACTGTGGGCCCTGGACCACAGGAAGACCACATCCGACCCGGCACCGGGACCCGACGACCTCAAACCTTACTTCCGAGGGGAGTTCTGGCCCCAGTGTCCGGCTGGGGGTGAGTATAAGATTAACGGAGTAGGCGTTGCGCCGACATGTAGCCTGGGTCCGAGTCTGGGGCATGTGTTGGAGGATTGA